The region CATATCCTGTTCAAGAGCCTGCGCCGGGGCATCGGACAGTTCCTGCGCATCGCCATGATCGCCGCCGGTGTCTGGCTGGTGGTGATCGGATCGCTGACCTTCGGCGGCATCTTTGCCGCGCGGATCATGGCGGGCTTTGGCTTCAGTCTGGCCAATGACGCGATCAGCAACTGGCGTAACCTGCGCGAGGCGCGGTCTGCCTATGCCTCGCTGCGCAAGCGGCTGGCCGAGGACCCGGATCAGCCCGCGTCGGTCGAGGGCGAGCCTGCTGCGGCACCGCTGATCCTCGACCAGATGAGCTTTCGCCAGCCGGGCGAGCGGTCCTACCTGTTCAACCGGCTGACGCTGGAACTGGCACCGGGCGAGTTGATGGTGGTCAGCGGTCAGGCCGGGACCGGCAAGACAACGCTGTCGCGGCTGCTGGTCGGGGTGCTGGCGCCGCGCGAAGGCCAGATCCGGCTGGGGGATGTCGAGCTGTCGCGTCTGCCGCCCGAGCAGCGGGCCGGTCTGATCGGCTTCCTGCCCCAGCATACCGAGCTTTTCACCGGCACCATCCGCGAGAACATCGCCCGCATGGACGCGGGCGATTTCGCCGCCGTGACCGATGCTGCCCGGCTGGTCGGGATGCACGAGAAGTTCATCGGCCTGCCCGAGGGCTATGACACGGTGATCAGCGGCGACAGCTTCGGCATGTCCGGCAGCGAGCGCAAGCGCATCGCCCTGGCCCGCGCCTTCTATGGTCGTCCGCGCCTGATCGTCCTCGACGAGCCGACGGCCAATCTGGATGCCGGCGCCCGCCGGGTGCTGGAAACGGCGCTGGCCGAGTTGAAACAGGGTGGGGCCTCGCTGGTCGTCACCCAGTCGATCCATTCGGTGCAGATCGCCCGCATGGCCGAACGATTCCTGATCCTCGGCGGCAAGCGCGCCCATGAGGTAACCGAGAATACCGGCCGCGAGACCCGCGAACGTGCCCGCGACCATCTGAGAAGCGTGAAATGACCGATCGGACCCAGACCCTCCTCGACGCCGAGACCGGACCGCCCTTCGGTCGCGGGTTGGCACTGGCCGGCTTTGGCGTGATCGCGGTCTTTGCCGGCACCTTCTATGTCTGGGCTGCCGCCGCCCCGATCGAAGGCGCGGTGGTGGCGCCGGGCCTTGTCAGCGTCGATACCAGCGTGCGCACCGTCCAGCATCTGGAAGGCGGCATCATCCAGGACATCCTGGTCCGTGACGGCGATCAGGTCGAACCCGGACAGGTGCTGATCCGGCTGCAGAACACCGTGCCCTCCTCGAGCCTGAACGAGGTGCAGGCGCAGTATTTCGAAGCGCGGGCGACCGAGGCTCGATTGCTGGCCGAGCAGCAGGGGCTGGATGAGATCAGCTTTCCCGGCGAACTGACCGAGAAGATCGGCGACAGCGCCGCGCAATCGGCCATGGCCGGCCAGCTGGGCATCTTTGACAGCCGCCGGACTTTGATGACCGACCGGCTGACCATCTTCGAGCGCACCACCGACGGGCTCGAGACCGAGATCGAGGGGCTGGAGGGCCAGATTGCCGCCTCGGAATCGCGCCAGAAGCTTCTGGGCGAGGAACTGGCCGATGTGCAGCGCCTCTTCGACCGAAACCTGACCGACAAGCCGCGTCTGCTGCAGTTGCAGCGCGACGCCGCCCAGTTGGAGGGCGAGATTGCCAGCTATCGCGCGGCCATCGGCACGGCCGAGCAGAAAATCGCGGAAACCGCCCTGCGCCGGTCCGAGCTGAAGAATGCCATGGAGACCGAGGTGGTCCAGCAACTCCGCGACAGCCGGGCGCGTGCCTATGAGCTGAGCCAGCGCCTTGCCGCCGCCCGCGACGTGATGGGCCGGACCGACATCCGCTCGCCGGTCAGCGGCGTGGTGACGGGCTTGCAGGTCCACACCGTCGGCGGGGTCATCGCCGCCGGCCAGCCGCTGATGGACGTGGTGCCGGTCAGCGACAAGCTGGTGGTGCAGGCGACCATCGATCCGCTGGACATCGATCAGGTCACGCCCGGGCAGGAGGCGCAGGTCTGGCTCTCGGCGCTGAACCGGCGCAGCCAGCACCCGATCGAAGGGTTGGTGCAGACCGTCTCGGCCGACCGGCTGGTCGATCCCCAGACCGGCGCCCCCTATTACCTGGCGCGGGTCGAATTGCAGCGCGCCGAGATCGAGAAGGGCGGGATGCCGCTGCAGCCCGGCATGAGCGCCGAGGTGATGATCCATACCGGCGCGCGCACCACGCTCGACTATCTGCTTTCACCGATCACCCAGTTTCTGACGCGCGCCATGCGCGAGGGATGAGGTTCATCCCTTTCCCCATTTTTACACGTGAGGACAAAGCCATGCAGAGTCTCGACGCCGCGTTCCTTGCCGCAGGCAATATCCACGCCCGCTGCCGGGTCCTGTCACTGCGCATCAAGGACGCGGCTGACCAGACTGTTTCGCCCGAGGCCATCACCATGCTGGCCGAAGCGATGCAGCGCATCCGCCCCGTGGTTCTGGATTGCCCGGCCTGGCGGCGGTTGACGCAGGCCCGGGCGGATGTGCCGCTCGCGGCGCTGGTCGAGGTTCTGGCCCTCATCATGCAGCGCTATACCCATTGGCCGGTGAAATTCTGCTCCTGGCGCGAACGCGCCTCGCAGAGCCATCCCGGGCGGACTGACCAACTCGAGCGGCAGGGGATCGCGGTCTTCGAGATCGGCGCCGAGAATCCGGGCCGCGTGGCGGGTGAAGGGGCAATGGCTCTGGCCGAACTGCTGCTGGGGCAGCCTTCCGTCGACGAGGTTTACCACGCCTTTCTTGCGCAGATGACCATCTTCCAGGACCGCACCTCGCACGAAACGCCCTCGGGCGACGCGCTGCAGATCGCCGGCGACGCCGCGCGGCGGGGAATTGCCTGGGCGGTGATGCAACGTTCGCAACTGATGCGGTTGGGACTGGGGCGCTATTCGCAGATCCTGAAGGGCACGGAGTCGACGCATACGCGCTCGATCGGTCGGCTGGTAGCGGGCGACAAGGGGCTGACCAACCGGATCCTGACCGAGGCGGGTTTGCCGGTGCCGCGTCAGGCCGTGACCAGCAGTCTGAAGCGGGCGCAATCGCTGGCCGAGAAGGTCGGCTATCCGCTGGTGGTCAAGCCGCGCAACGGCAATATGGGGCGCGGCATCACCATCGGCGTGCGCGACGGCAAACATCTGGCCAAGGCTTTCGAGCGGGCGCAGAAGGTCTCGCACACGGTCGTGCTGGAATCGCTGATCGAGGGCGAGGAATATCGCCTGCTGGCGGTCGGCGGCCGCTTTGTCGCCGCCGCCCATCGTCGCGCTGCACAGGTCAAGGGCGATGGCGTCTCGACCATCACCCAGCTGGTCGAGCGCGAGAACCTGCGGCCCGAGCGCGAGCCGGTGCTGATCAGCCGCATGGCCATCCTGCGCCGGCTGGAACTGGACGATTACGCGCTGGAGGTTCTGGCCGAGCAGGGGATGGATGCGGCCTCGATCCCGGAGAAGGGGCAGATCGCGTATCTCAGGCGGGAATCGAACATTTCGCGCGGCGGCGAGCCTGCGGATGTGACGGACAGGATGCATCCCGACAACATCGAGATGGCGGGTCGCGCGGCGCGGATTGTGGGGCTGGACATCGCCGGCATCGATTTCATCACCACCGATCCCGCCATCTCGTGGCGGCAGAATCGGGCCGCGATCTGTGAAGTGAACAGCCGGCCGGGGATCAACATGCAGATCCAGATGGCCGGGAAGGGCCGGGACCGCATCACCGGGCCGATCCTCGACATGTATTTCCCGCAGGGCAGCCGCTCGCGTATGCCCGTGGTCGCGCTTCTGGGCCAGCCCGAGCAGACCCGGCAGTTGCGCGAGAGCATCGAGGCGGCGGCGACAGAGGCCGGGCTGGTGCTGGGACTGGTCGGACCCGCCGCGTCACCGGCCTATCAGGACGGCCCGACGAGCACGCGGCGTCTGGCAGATGCCGATGCGCTGGCCTGGGACCCCGATATCGACCTGGCGCTGCTGGAGGCCACCCCTGCCGAGGTCGTCGCCCGTGGCATCGGGGTCGAGCGGCTGGACCTCGCGGTTACGGCTCTCAGCGATGGCTCTGAAGTGCATGGGCTGGCCTCCGAGACGCTGTCCCGGGTCTCTGGCGGGCGGTTGGTCGGGCTGGACGACCCGGCAGCCGCCGAGCAGGTCGGCGCGGTCCTGGGCCTCGATCTGCCGCAGGTCGTATCGACGCCGTTGCCGATGTCGCTGCAAACGGAAGCCAGCGCCAACTATGCCACCCCCTTGCCGCGTCGGGCGGTGGACCCCGACGAGGTCGCGGTGCTGTTCCTCGGCGATGTGGGTTTTGGCGAAAGCTACATGCACCATCCCCGCACGCTGGACCTGCAGCGGATCCTGGGCAGCTTTGGTCACGGCTATTCACTGGCGAACCTGCAGGACATCATGGGGCTTGGGCATTTCACCATCGCCAATCTCGAGGTGCCGCTGTCGATGCGCCCCGATCCGGCATTGCAGGGGCAGAAGAACTATCTGGGCTGGTGCGATCCCGAGCGGACGGCGGCGGCCCTGCAGCAGGCGGGAATCGATGCCGTCTGTCTTGCCAACAACCACATGCTGGATTGCGGCGCGGCGGGCTTGTCGGACACGCTGACCCGGTTGCAGGCGTCGGGGATCGGCGCCTTCGGCGCGGGCGAGGGCGAGGATGCGGCCGCTCATCCGCTGATCTATCGCTTCCAGATCGGCGGCGCCGAGCGGTCGCTGGTGGTCTTTCCCGGCTTCGAATATCGCCGCCGCTATGATCGCCGCTATCGCTGGTATGCGCGGGGTGAACGCGGCGGGATCGGGCTCTTGTCCCCCGATGCCATCGCCCGGCAGGTCACCGCTCTGCGCGAGGTGCTGCCCGATCCGGTCTTCGTGGGCTTTCCGCATTGGGGCACCGATTACGAGGACACCACCGACGCTCAGCGCGAGACGGCGGCGGAACTGGTGGCGGCGGGGCTCGACCTGATCATCGGCCATGGCGCGCATGTGCTGCAGCCGATCGAGATGATCGACGGGGTGCCGGTGCTCTACAATATCGGGAACTTCGTCTGGAACACGCCGGGGCGGTTCAAGTCTCGCGAGGTGCTGCCGATGGGGGCGGCGGTCAGCCTGACCTTTGCCCGCAACCAGCGTGGCGGTCCCAGGCTGCGGCTTTACCCCATCGTCACCGACAACGACCTGACGGGCTTCCAGAACCGCCCGGTGACCGGGGACGAGTTCCCCGAAGTTGCCCGATTCCTGACTTCGCGGCTGATGGGCCGTCCGCGACGGATGCAGGATGAGGCTGGCTTCTGCCTGGACCTGCCCCTGCACGCGCGACGCACCGCCCAGGCATCCGCGTCCCACGTGGCGGCGGAATAGCGCCGCGGTTCTTGCGATGAGGGGGCGCTGCCAATGGGCGGCGCCCCTTTTCCCGGACGGCCGCTTGCGCTATGGCAGGGCCATTCCCGCCACAGGAGCCGCCGATGAAAGCCGCCGTCATCACCTTCCCCGGATCGAATTGCGATCGCGATCTGGCCGTCGCGCTGGATCAGGCGGGGGCCGATGTGTCCCGCGTCTGGCACAAGGACGAGGCCTTGCCGGCAGGGACCGATCTGGTTGCCGTTCCGGGCGGGTTCTCCTTCGGCGATTACCTGCGCTGCGGCGCCATCGCCGCCCATTCGCCGATCGCCGGGGCGCTGCGCGAACACGCACGGCGCGGCGGCTATGTGCTGGGTGTCTGCAACGGCTTCCAGGTGCTGACCGAACTGGGCCTGCTGCCCGGCGCGCTGATGCGCAATGCCGGGCTGACCTTTGTCTGCCGACCGGTCGGGCTGATCGTGGCGGCAGGCGACAATGCCTTCACCGCCGGCTACGCCCGTGGCGCGCGGCTGGACATCCCGGTTGCCCACCACGACGGCAATTACCAGATCGATGCCGAGGGACTGGCGCGGCTGAAGGCCGAGGACCGGATCGCCTTCACCTATGAGAGCGCGGTGAACGGCTCGGTCGCCGATATCGCCGGCGTGCTGTCCGAGAACCGCCGGGTGCTGGGCCTGATGCCGCATCCCGAGCGGGCGGCCGATCCGTCGCTCGGCGGCAACGATGGCGCCGCGATGTTCCGTGGCCTCGTCGATCTGGCTGTTGCGGCCTGACTTGAGAGAAAGCCCGCAAGGGCTTAGATTGGCTTGATCCATGGCAATTGATGGACAGGCCGATTGGCAAGGGAAGCTGACCCGACCCAGATGACAGATACGGGCACCGAAACGCCGCTGCGCAATCCGTGGTGGCTGCGCATTGCGGTTGCGCTGATCCTGGTCACGGCGGCCGGGGTCATCTGGGTGACCAATGCCTGGCTGACCGAGCGGTTCTCCGAAACCACACGGGTGCGGCTGGAGCTGCGGTCGGCGCTCTATATCGGCAACCTGCGGTCGGAATTGCAGCGGACGGCCGTGGTGCCCTTGCTGCTGGCGCGCGATCCGGCGTTGATCGGCTCGCTGAACGGGCAGGATTTCTCGACCACATCGGCGCGGCTGATGGCGGCGCAGAAGGAAATCAACGTCGCCTCGATCCGGCTTCTGGATGCCTCGGGGCGGGTGGTGGCCTCGACCGACCGGGCGCTTCTGGGCGGCAATGACCTGTCCCAGCCCTATTTCGTCGAGGCCCTGCGTTCGCGCGAGACCGTGTTTACGGTCAGCAAGAACGAAGCCGGGGCGAATGAGTTCAGCTACTCCCGCGCGGTGGTCGCCGAGGGCAAGGCCGTGGGGGTCATCGCCGTGGCCGCCGATCTCTTGCGGCTGGAGCGTTCATGGGCGGGGATCTCGGACGCGGTGGCCGTGCTGGACAGCGCCGGGACCATTGTTCTTTCGACCGAGCCGCGCTGGCGCGGGCTGACCCTGCCCGAGGCGCTGTCGGTGCGCTCGGCCCCCAATGCCATCGACCGCGCCTTCCAGGTGACCGCCGACTGGACCAACCAGCCGCCCGACGCCTATCTGCGCGGCAAGGCGGTGATGCAGACCGAGACCCGGATTCCCTTCCGTGGCTGGCGCATGGTGTCCTTTGCCACCTATGATTCGATCCGCGAGCGGGTGAACGCGGTTCTGGCACTGGAGATCATGGGCTTTGCCATCATCTTGGCCGCCGCCTTCTATATCCTGTCGCGGCGCGAGCGCGAGAAATCGGTGGCCTTCATGCGCGAGTCGGCCGACCTCAGGGCGCTGAACAACCGCCTCAAGGCCGAGATCGCCGAGCGGGTGCGGGTGCAGCGCGAGTTGCGGGTGGCCGAGCAGACAGTTCAGCAAAGCTCGAAACTCGCGGCCCTGGGAGAGATGTCGGCAGGGGTCAGCCACGAGTTGAACCAGCCGCTGGCGGCGATGAAGACCTATCTGGCCGGCGCGCGGCTCTTGTTGCAGCGCGGGCGCGGCGAAGAGGCGCTGTCCAGTTTCCAGCGCATCGATGATCTGGTCGAGCGCATGGGCGCCATCACCCGGCAGCTGAAAAGCTTTGCGCGCAAGGGCGAGGAGGCGATGGAGCCGGTGGACCTGCGCGCCAGCGTCTCGGCCGCGCTGACCATGATGGAGCCGCAATTGCGTAGCGGGGTGATCCGCGTCAGCCACAGCATCCCGCGCGAGAAGATCATGGTTCTGGCCGACCGCATCCGGCTGGAGCAGGTGATCATCAACCTGCTGCGCAACGCGGTCGATGCGGTGAAATCGCAGCGCGACCCGATGATCGAGATCGCCGTTGGCACCGGCTCGCATGCCTATGTGTCGGTGCGCGACAACGGCCCGGGCGTCGCGGATCTGGAAAAATTGTTCGAACCTTTTTTCACCACCAAGAAGCCCGGCGAGGGAACCGGGCTGGGACTTGCGATTTCCTCTGGGATTGTCTCCGATTTCGGGGGACGATTGACGGCCCAGAACAATGAGACGGGCGGAGGGGCGGTGTTCGAGGTCGAACTGCCGCTCTACGAGCCCGGTGTGCGGCGCCGGATGCCGACCCCGGAGGGCGGGGACAGCGTGGCGGCCGAATGATGTATTTGAGACAAGGATGGCCAAATGGCGCGTAAACTGAAAATCGCGATCGTCGATGACGAGCCCGACATGCGGGAATCGATCAGCCAGTGGCTGGTGCTGTCAGGCTTCCAGACCGAGACCTATGCCAGTGCCGAGGATGCGCTGAAGGTCATCGGTGCCGACTGGCCGGGCGTGGTTGTCACGGATATCCGGATGCCGGGCATGGACGGGATGACCTTCCTCAAGCGGCTGATGGGGCTCGACTCGGGCCTGCCGGTCATCATGATCACCGGACATGGCGATGTGCCGATGGCCGTCGAGGCGATGCGGCTTGGCGCCATGGACTTCATGGAAAAGCCCTTCAACCCCGACCGCATGACCGAGCTGGCCAAGAAGGCCACGCAGTCGCGCCGCCTGACGCTGGACAATCGCGCCCT is a window of Paracoccus zhejiangensis DNA encoding:
- a CDS encoding type I secretion system permease/ATPase — translated: MARRRKAGTETVMTAAWRQSRPGLFVVLLFTACFNLLKFAMPLYLIQVLDRVPASRSIETLVMLTIMVVIAVGCGLALDVIRRRMLVRWGLWIERQFGPRVVGQGLEGRSSDDQSGEIDGALGDVARLRSFVSGPIVSWLDIGFAPLFFIGIFLVHPLLGVIGLAALVALAVVGVLGDSLTRDARRASGDAYREQRALVQAAGQNRESVGAFSMSRTLTERWRRTASARLQERQRIEDGHILFKSLRRGIGQFLRIAMIAAGVWLVVIGSLTFGGIFAARIMAGFGFSLANDAISNWRNLREARSAYASLRKRLAEDPDQPASVEGEPAAAPLILDQMSFRQPGERSYLFNRLTLELAPGELMVVSGQAGTGKTTLSRLLVGVLAPREGQIRLGDVELSRLPPEQRAGLIGFLPQHTELFTGTIRENIARMDAGDFAAVTDAARLVGMHEKFIGLPEGYDTVISGDSFGMSGSERKRIALARAFYGRPRLIVLDEPTANLDAGARRVLETALAELKQGGASLVVTQSIHSVQIARMAERFLILGGKRAHEVTENTGRETRERARDHLRSVK
- a CDS encoding HlyD family type I secretion periplasmic adaptor subunit; this encodes MTDRTQTLLDAETGPPFGRGLALAGFGVIAVFAGTFYVWAAAAPIEGAVVAPGLVSVDTSVRTVQHLEGGIIQDILVRDGDQVEPGQVLIRLQNTVPSSSLNEVQAQYFEARATEARLLAEQQGLDEISFPGELTEKIGDSAAQSAMAGQLGIFDSRRTLMTDRLTIFERTTDGLETEIEGLEGQIAASESRQKLLGEELADVQRLFDRNLTDKPRLLQLQRDAAQLEGEIASYRAAIGTAEQKIAETALRRSELKNAMETEVVQQLRDSRARAYELSQRLAAARDVMGRTDIRSPVSGVVTGLQVHTVGGVIAAGQPLMDVVPVSDKLVVQATIDPLDIDQVTPGQEAQVWLSALNRRSQHPIEGLVQTVSADRLVDPQTGAPYYLARVELQRAEIEKGGMPLQPGMSAEVMIHTGARTTLDYLLSPITQFLTRAMREG
- a CDS encoding CapA family protein encodes the protein MQSLDAAFLAAGNIHARCRVLSLRIKDAADQTVSPEAITMLAEAMQRIRPVVLDCPAWRRLTQARADVPLAALVEVLALIMQRYTHWPVKFCSWRERASQSHPGRTDQLERQGIAVFEIGAENPGRVAGEGAMALAELLLGQPSVDEVYHAFLAQMTIFQDRTSHETPSGDALQIAGDAARRGIAWAVMQRSQLMRLGLGRYSQILKGTESTHTRSIGRLVAGDKGLTNRILTEAGLPVPRQAVTSSLKRAQSLAEKVGYPLVVKPRNGNMGRGITIGVRDGKHLAKAFERAQKVSHTVVLESLIEGEEYRLLAVGGRFVAAAHRRAAQVKGDGVSTITQLVERENLRPEREPVLISRMAILRRLELDDYALEVLAEQGMDAASIPEKGQIAYLRRESNISRGGEPADVTDRMHPDNIEMAGRAARIVGLDIAGIDFITTDPAISWRQNRAAICEVNSRPGINMQIQMAGKGRDRITGPILDMYFPQGSRSRMPVVALLGQPEQTRQLRESIEAAATEAGLVLGLVGPAASPAYQDGPTSTRRLADADALAWDPDIDLALLEATPAEVVARGIGVERLDLAVTALSDGSEVHGLASETLSRVSGGRLVGLDDPAAAEQVGAVLGLDLPQVVSTPLPMSLQTEASANYATPLPRRAVDPDEVAVLFLGDVGFGESYMHHPRTLDLQRILGSFGHGYSLANLQDIMGLGHFTIANLEVPLSMRPDPALQGQKNYLGWCDPERTAAALQQAGIDAVCLANNHMLDCGAAGLSDTLTRLQASGIGAFGAGEGEDAAAHPLIYRFQIGGAERSLVVFPGFEYRRRYDRRYRWYARGERGGIGLLSPDAIARQVTALREVLPDPVFVGFPHWGTDYEDTTDAQRETAAELVAAGLDLIIGHGAHVLQPIEMIDGVPVLYNIGNFVWNTPGRFKSREVLPMGAAVSLTFARNQRGGPRLRLYPIVTDNDLTGFQNRPVTGDEFPEVARFLTSRLMGRPRRMQDEAGFCLDLPLHARRTAQASASHVAAE
- the purQ gene encoding phosphoribosylformylglycinamidine synthase subunit PurQ, with translation MKAAVITFPGSNCDRDLAVALDQAGADVSRVWHKDEALPAGTDLVAVPGGFSFGDYLRCGAIAAHSPIAGALREHARRGGYVLGVCNGFQVLTELGLLPGALMRNAGLTFVCRPVGLIVAAGDNAFTAGYARGARLDIPVAHHDGNYQIDAEGLARLKAEDRIAFTYESAVNGSVADIAGVLSENRRVLGLMPHPERAADPSLGGNDGAAMFRGLVDLAVAA
- a CDS encoding sensor histidine kinase, whose amino-acid sequence is MTDTGTETPLRNPWWLRIAVALILVTAAGVIWVTNAWLTERFSETTRVRLELRSALYIGNLRSELQRTAVVPLLLARDPALIGSLNGQDFSTTSARLMAAQKEINVASIRLLDASGRVVASTDRALLGGNDLSQPYFVEALRSRETVFTVSKNEAGANEFSYSRAVVAEGKAVGVIAVAADLLRLERSWAGISDAVAVLDSAGTIVLSTEPRWRGLTLPEALSVRSAPNAIDRAFQVTADWTNQPPDAYLRGKAVMQTETRIPFRGWRMVSFATYDSIRERVNAVLALEIMGFAIILAAAFYILSRREREKSVAFMRESADLRALNNRLKAEIAERVRVQRELRVAEQTVQQSSKLAALGEMSAGVSHELNQPLAAMKTYLAGARLLLQRGRGEEALSSFQRIDDLVERMGAITRQLKSFARKGEEAMEPVDLRASVSAALTMMEPQLRSGVIRVSHSIPREKIMVLADRIRLEQVIINLLRNAVDAVKSQRDPMIEIAVGTGSHAYVSVRDNGPGVADLEKLFEPFFTTKKPGEGTGLGLAISSGIVSDFGGRLTAQNNETGGGAVFEVELPLYEPGVRRRMPTPEGGDSVAAE